The Drosophila gunungcola strain Sukarami chromosome 3L unlocalized genomic scaffold, Dgunungcola_SK_2 000003F, whole genome shotgun sequence genome contains a region encoding:
- the LOC128258518 gene encoding mitochondrial inner membrane protein OXA1L, protein MLAHRMQLWRTTNAAVALSSAASRFPPQGAMEGKRDLHLQMMSRGGSLPLVSTGKWSNPRQLRFASTGATAAGVSAANSTSSGGDFMQAVSTTELVDLPDLPAAPTPPPADGLDIVDVVNLAGEPSFASIGLGGWSPVGMVQNCMEFLHCTWDIPWWGAIAMGTLAVRTIIFPLVILAQRNSAKMNNNMPQMQMLQLKMTEARQSGNAIESARYAQEMMLFMREKGVNPLKNMLVPLAQAPLFISFFMGLRQMANTPVESMRDGGLFWFTDLTMADPFYLLPMITSATLYLTIEIGTDSARLSAANMNTMKYVLRALPIVIFPFTMNFPAAILTYWACSNFISLGQVAVLRIPSVRDYFKIDKMLTHAPSSLPPKKGFVGGMKESWDNMKITKEIEERQRLDEIRFAKAGKGPLVKTFKFDPTKAAKPVAVEPHMRLKEPPNKQR, encoded by the exons ATGCTGGCCCACAGGATGCAGCTTTGGAGGACGACGAATGCGGCGGTGGCCCTGAGTTCCGCAGCCAGCCGTTTCCCGCCACAG GGTGCCATGGAAGGCAAAAGAGATCTCCACCTGCAGATGATGTCCAGGGGAGGCAGTCTGCCTCTAGTAAGCACCGGAAAGTGGTCAAATCCCCGCCAACTGCGATTCGCCAGCActggagcaactgcagcaggaGTTTCGGCGGCCAATAGTACGTCTTCCGGCGGAGATTTCATGCAGGCGGTGTCCACAACGGAACTGGTGGATCTGCCCGACCTGCCAGCTGCACCAACGCCCCCACCCGCCGATGGCTTGGACATAGTGGATGTGGTCAATCTGGCGGGAGAACCCTCCTTCGCATCCATTGGATTAGGCGGCTGGTCGCCGGTGGGCATGGTCCAGAACTGCATGGAGTTCCTGCACTGCACCTGGGACATCCCGTGGTGGGGAGCCATCGCCATGGGCACCCTCGCAGTGCGCACCATCATCTTTCCCCTGGTGATCTTGGCCCAAAGGAACTCCGCCAAGATGAACAACAACATGCCGCAGATGCAGATGCTCCAGTTGAAGATGACCGAGGCCAGGCAGTCGGGCAATGCCATCGAATCCGCCCGCTATGCCCAGGAAATGATGCTGTTCATGCGCGAGAAGGGCGTCAATCCGCTGAAGAACATGCTGGTTCCGTTGGCTCAAGCCCCGCTCTTCATTAGCTTCTTCATGGGACTGCGGCAGATGGCCAACACTCCGGTGGAATCGATGCGGGATGGCGGGCTCTTCTGGTTCACAGATCTCACGATGGCGGATCCATTTTACCTGCTGCCCATGATCACCAGCGCCACATTGTACCTAACCATTGAAATCGGCACGGACTCGGCCCGTTTGTCGGCCGCCAACATGAACACCATGAAGTATGTGCTGCGTGCCCTGCCCATTGTGATCTTCCCCTTCACCATGAACTTCCCCGCCGCTATTCTAACCTACTGGGCCTGCAGCAACTTCATTTCACTGGGACAGGTTGCCGTGCTGCGTATTCCCTCCGTGAGGGACTACTTCAAGATCGACAAGATGCTGACCCATGCGCCAAGTTCACTGCCACCCAAGAAGGGATTCGTTGGAGGAATGAAGGAGT CCTGGGACAACATGAAGATCACGAAAGAAATCGAGGAGCGACAGCGCCTGGACGAGATCCGATTCGCCAAGGCCGGCAAGGGGCCGCTGGTCAAGACGTTCAAGTTCGACCCAACGAAAGCGGCGAAGCCCGTTGCCGTGGAGCCGCACATGCGGTTAAAGGAGCCGCCCAACAAGCAGCGATAG
- the LOC128258531 gene encoding endocuticle structural glycoprotein SgAbd-8, with translation MFKSALIISLFLVAIAAARAADESQAEITQYRNEIKPDGTYNWEFGTSNGIDARESGVGGVQATGSVKYSAPDGTPIQLEYTADENGYRPTGAHLPTPPPIPDYILKALAYIEAHPFKRIQLKK, from the exons ATGTTCAAGAGC GCGCTAATCATTTCCCTGTTCCTGGTTGCCATCGCCGCCGCCCGAGCTGCAGATGAATCACAGGCCGAGATCACCCAGTATCGGAATGAGATCAAGCCGGATGGCACCTACAACTGGGAGTTCGGGACCTCCAATGGAATCGACGCCAGGGAGAGTGGAGTGGGTGGAGTTCAGGCGACTGGATCGGTGAAATACAGTGCTCCCGACGGAACACCCATCCAGCTGGAGTATACCGCCGACGAGAACGGATATCGGCCCACCGGCGCCCATCTGCCCACGCCACCACCCATTCCGGATTACATCCTCAAGGCTCTGGCCTACATCGAGGCCCATCCCTTCAAGCGAATCCAGCTGAAGAAGTAG
- the LOC128258527 gene encoding MIP18 family protein galla-2: protein MPTEIENINPNVYDKIKERVLTANEEDENVPDPFDKREIFDLIRNINDPEHPLTLEELHVVQEDLIRISDGQNSVHISFTPTIPHCSMATLIGLSIRVKLLRSLPPRFKVTVEITPGTHASEQAVNKQLADKERVAAALENKHLAEVINQCISARG, encoded by the exons atgcCAACTGAAATCGAGAATATAAACCCCAATGTTTACGACAAGATCAAGGAAAGAGTGCTTACGGCCAATGAAGAAGACGAAAATGTGCCCGATCCCTTTGACAAGCGAGAGATTTTTG ATCTCATTAGGAATATCAATGACCCGGAGCATCCTTTGACCCTGGAGGAGTTGCACGTGGTGCAGGAGGACCTAATCCGCATCAGCGATGGCCAGAACTCTGTGCACATCAGTTTCACCCCGACGATTCCTCATTGTTCGATGGCCACCTTAATTGGTCTTTCCATCCGGGTGAAGTTGCTCCGCTCGCTGCCGCCACGTTTCAAGGTCACCGTGGAGATTACGCCCGGAACACACGCCTCCGAACAGGCCGTAAACAAGCAACTGGCGGACAAGGAACGAGTGGCAGCCGCTTTGGAGAACAAACATCTCGCCGAGGTGATTAACCAGTGCATCTCCGCCAGGGGTTAG
- the LOC128258517 gene encoding ATP-dependent RNA helicase DDX42: protein MSGYRGIGGGGFPYRKSASSGNNMNAVPPPPVLNARGYVGSRGGGASLSSGASRGGITGTTSSISKHGYSTLDSISQYTNATNLVGKRKQHTDDEYFDDDDEPKERELEQAYIPAPGSPGAPGPPAKKQEDSDSDEDPLEQFMAGINQQVEKEKRQQTPKPPTQAVRGDIDDEDDEESYYRYMKENPNAGLRDEGSDQEIEYDEDGNPIAPPKKKDIDPLPPIYHSEIEYEPFEKNFYTQHDDIAALDEDQVRELRRTLGVKVTGPSPPKPVTSFGHFGFDDQLIKAVRKAEYTQPTPIQAQAVPTALSGRDIIGIAKTGSGKTAAFIWPMLMHLMDQRQLKPGDGPIGLILAPTRELSLQIYNEAKKFGKVYNLNVVCCYGGGSKWEQSKALEQGAEIIVATPGRMIDMVKMKATNLRRVTFLVLDEADRMFHMGFEPQVRSICNHVRPDRQTLMFSATFKKRIERLARDVLSDPVRIVQGDLNEANQDITQSVYVFPNPLQKWNWLLCHLVKFLSEGSVLIFVTKKADAETVSNNLLVKEYNCLLLHGDMDQADRNKVITQFKRKECDILVATDVAARGLDIPHIRNVVNYDIARDIDTHTHRIGRTGRAGEKGNAFTLVTDKDKEFAGHLVRNLEGADQQVPDDLMELAMKSSWFRSSRFKQGKGKRPTNTHTGLGYREKGNGAGFGSGGGADSGNSASAHSPTEGPSSKSSASAGPATDRYAAMREAFRSQYNNQFRASSDRTWEKTLPDSGVFAAPMAPPPPTSSSSQGASSSSSSSNQDSKRAKKSRWN from the coding sequence ATGAGCGGCTACCGAGGCATCGGGGGCGGGGGATTCCCCTACCGCAAGTCAGCGAGTTCCGGCAACAACATGAACGCCGTGCCCCCACCGCCGGTGCTGAATGCCCGTGGTTATGTGGGTTCCCGAGGCGGAGGAGCATCGCTTTCCAGTGGAGCCAGCCGTGGCGGGATTACCGGAACCACTTCATCGATTTCCAAGCACGGCTATTCCACTCTGGACTCGATTAGTCAGTATACGAATGCCACAAATCTGGTGGGCAAAAGGAAACAGCACACGGATGACGAATACTTCGACGACGATGATGAGCCCAAGGAAAGGGAGCTGGAACAGGCCTACATACCGGCACCGGGATCCCCGGGGGCACCGGGTCCGCCAGCGAAAAAGCAAGAGGATTCGGACTCGGATGAGGATCCCCTGGAGCAGTTCATGGCCGGGATCAATCAGCAGGTGGAGAAGGAGAAGCGCCAGCAGACGCCCAAGCCGCCAACTCAAGCTGTGCGGGGCGACATCGATgacgaggacgacgaggaGAGCTACTATCGTTACATGAAGGAGAACCCCAATGCCGGGCTCCGCGACGAGGGATCCGACCAAGAAATCGAGTACGACGAGGATGGCAATCCCATTGCCCCGCCCAAAAAGAAGGACATCGATCCCCTGCCGCCCATTTATCACTCGGAGATCGAGTACGAACCCTTCGAGAAGAACTTCTACACGCAGCACGACGACATAGCCGCCCTGGACGAGGATCAGGTGCGGGAACTGAGGCGCACGTTGGGCGTCAAGGTCACCGGACCGTCGCCACCCAAGCCGGTCACCTCTTTCGGTCACTTCGGCTTCGACGATCAGCTCATCAAGGCGGTGAGGAAGGCGGAGTACACCCAACCCACGCCCATCCAAGCCCAAGCTGTGCCCACCGCCCTGTCCGGCAGAGATATCATCGGCATAGCCAAAACGGGATCGGGCAAAACAGCAGCCTTCATCTGGCCCATGCTAATGCACCTGATGGATCAGCGGCAGCTAAAACCCGGCGATGGACCCATAGGTTTAATTCTAGCACCCACACGCGAGCTGTCGCTACAAATCTACAACGAGGCCAAAAAGTTTGGCAAGGTGTACAACCTGAATGTGGTGTGCTGCTATGGCGGCGGCTCCAAGTGGGAGCAGAGTAAGGCTCTGGAGCAGGGAGCTGAGATTATAGTGGCCACGCCCGGCCGAATGATAGACATGGTCAAGATGAAGGCCACCAATCTGCGGAGGGTCACCTTCTTGGTGCTCGACGAGGCCGATCGCATGTTTCACATGGGCTTCGAGCCGCAAGTGCGCTCCATTTGCAACCACGTGCGTCCGGATCGCCAAACCCTTATGTTTTCGGCCACCTTCAAGAAGAGAATCGAACGTCTGGCCCGGGATGTGCTCAGCGATCCGGTGAGAATAGTGCAGGGAGATCTGAACGAGGCCAACCAGGACATCACACAGTCCGTGTACGTCTTCCCCAATCCCCTGCAGAAATGGAACTGGCTGCTGTGCCACCTGGTGAAGTTCCTATCCGAAGGCAGCGTCCTGATCTTCGTGACCAAGAAAGCGGATGCCGAAACAGTTTCCAACAACCTGTTGGTGAAGGAATACAACTGCCTATTACTGCACGGCGATATGGACCAAGCGGACAGGAATAAAGTCATCACACAGTTTAAGAGAAAGGAATGCGATATCTTGGTGGCCACCGATGTGGCCGCCCGCGGATTGGACATACCCCATATCAGGAACGTGGTTAACTATGACATTGCCAGGGACATTGATACGCACACCCACAGAATCGGAAGAACGGGCAGGGCAGGCGAAAAGGGTAACGCTTTCACGCTGGTCACCGATAAGGACAAGGAGTTCGCGGGACATCTGGTGCGGAACTTGGAGGGCGCCGACCAGCAGGTGCCCGACGATCTTATGGAGCTGGCCATGAAGAGCTCCTGGTTCCGCAGTTCGCGTTTCAAGCAGGGCAAGGGCAAAAGGCCGACAAATACACACACTGGTCTGGGCTATCGGGAGAAGGGAAATGGAGCAGGATTTGGCTCGGGTGGTGGAGCGGATTCTGGAAACAGTGCGTCTGCCCATAGTCCAACCGAAGGACCCTCAAGCAAATCCTCTGCCAGTGCAGGACCCGCCACCGATCGCTATGCAGCCATGAGGGAGGCTTTTCGATCGCAGTATAACAACCAATTTCGAGCCTCCAGCGATCGCACTTGGGAGAAAACGCTGCCCGATTCGGGAGTTTTTGCTGCGCCAATGGCACCTCCTCCGCCAACATCGTCATCATCCCAGGGAGCTTCCTCCtcgtccagcagcagcaaccaggACTCCAAAAGGGCCAAGAAGAGCCGCTGGAATTGA
- the LOC128258526 gene encoding biogenesis of lysosome-related organelles complex 1 subunit 4 has translation MQADINNVSRDYAKILQSADLEKEINPLCTNIDDMLARLDEFETLLASVRAESTGMMANNVCSILGFGESFEELRTRIDSLEQFVAAVTANLSEVERSVDIAEEELHVTDYSIKGLLLKPLKAKLSASEPTTSNSLPRSNLIEEEYQPVEIYNSDDYFGKSQEKAAEEVI, from the exons ATGCAGGCGGATATTAACAATGTTTCCCGTGATTATGCCAAAATCCTACAGAGTGCCGATCTGGAAAAGGAGATAAACCCACTCTGCACGAATATAGACGATATGCTGGCCCGATTGGATGAGTTCGAAACTTTGCTGGCTTcg GTGCGTGCCGAGTCCACTGGCATGATGGCCAACAATGTGTGCAGTATCCTGGGATTCGGAGAGAGTTTCGAGGAGTTACGAACTAGGATCGACAGTCTGGAACAATTTGTGGCTGCTGTTACGGCGAATTTGTCGGAAGTTGAGCGATCAGTGGATATTGCCGAGGAGGAGCTCCATGTTACGGACTACAGCATCAAAGGACTTCTCCTGAAACCCCTAAAGGCCAAGCTGAGTGCCAGCGAACCCACAACATCCAACTCTCTGCCACGATCCAATCTCATCGAGGAGGAATATCAACCTGTGGAGATATACAATTCAGACGATTACTTCGGGAAATCACAGGAAAAAGCTGCCGAGGAAGTGAtataa
- the LOC128258528 gene encoding pupal cuticle protein Edg-78E-like, whose amino-acid sequence MFRYMLVASAFLACAYAAANYNQDAGAYITKSGADIAPEGHYSYAYETSNGIAAQESGLGGHQANGGFSWYSPEGELVQIQYVADENGYQPQGALLPTPPPIPAAILKSLEYIRTHPQYEETQQRRSSPFSRKSIHG is encoded by the exons ATGTTCCGCTAC ATGCTTGTCGCCTCCGCCTTCCTGGCCTGCGCCTACGCCGCTGCCAACTACAACCAGGATGCTGGTGCCTACATCACCAAGAGTGGTGCCGACATCGCACCCGAGGGCCACTACAGCTACGCCTACGAGACCAGCAACGGAATCGCCGCCCAGGAGTCCGGACTGGGAGGACACCAGGCCAACGGAGGCTTCTCGTGGTACTCGCCCGAGGGAGAGCTGGTCCAGATCCAGTACGTGGCCGACGAGAACGGCTACCAGCCCCAGGGAGCCCTCCTGCCCACTCCTCCCCCGATCCCAGCTGCCATCCTGAAGAGCCTGGAGTACATCCGCACCCATCCCCAGTACGAGGAGACCCAGCAGCGCAGGTCATCGCCTTTCAGCCGGAAGTCCATCCACGGTTAA
- the LOC128258520 gene encoding lysine-specific demethylase 9, with protein MKSVIILLALVAFCQAAPLDVKESSSEALSRPSPISPDVISDPKPPAKVVLLKDAPVLNREKRNEPKKPDNAKAHEAPQHNNDDEKPIPLISKPQESHHEDHHSKHRREAHHEEGHKEDKEEDLPASLVLPTDAHTAELPKKQEKRETVEKPASVKARESIQHNPQHSEDLQKAIESLTAGKATEQRHQRDIPVPTQTKATAEPAAAPAKSEAESTTPSSVHHLNIPHPIPVAELFEKNRHSEKTSSSSEESKESKEKVKA; from the exons ATGAAGTCGGTT attattcTTTTGGCGTTAGTGGCCTTTTGCCAAGCGGCACCTTTGGATGTCAAGGAGTCATCCTCTGAAGCTCTCTCCAGACCCAGTCCCATTAGTCCCGATGTGATCAGTGATCCCAAGCCCCCGGCAAAGGTCGTCCTGCTGAAGGATGCACCCGTCCTCAACCGTGAGAAGCGCAATGAGCCCAAAAAACCCGACAATGCGAAGGCCCATGAAGCCCCTCAGCACAACAATGATGATGAGAAGCCCATTCCACTAATCTCTAAGCCCCAGGAGAGCCACCACGAGGATCACCACAGCAAGCACAGGCGGGAGGCTCATCACGAGGAGGGTCACAAGGAGGATAAGGAGGAGGACCTGCCCGCGTCTCTTGTTCTTCCCACGGATGCCCACACCGCCGAGCTGCCCAAAAAGCAGGAGAAACGCGAGACTGTGGAGAAACCCGCCAGCGTGAAGGCCCGTGAGTCCATCCAGCACAATCCCCAGCACTCCGAGGATCTACAAAAGGCCATTGAGTCTCTGACCGCAGGAAAGGCCACCGAGCAGCGTCATCAGCGCGATATTCCCGTGCCCACCCAAACCAAGGCCACCGCCGAACCTGCCGCCGCACCAGCAAAATCTGAAGCCGAAAGCACCACGCCCTCATCGGTCCACCATCTGAATATCCCACATCCCATTCCGGTGGCCGAACTCTTCGAGAAGAATAGGCACTCGGAGAAGACATCCTCCAGTTCCGAGGAAAGCAAGGAGAGCAAGGAGAAAGTCAAGGCCTAA
- the LOC128258525 gene encoding diphosphoinositol polyphosphate phosphohydrolase 1: protein MVKEKPNSTRIYDKDGFRRRAACICVKSENEAEVLLVTSSRRPELWIVPGGGVEPEEEPSVTAVREVLEEAGVVGDLGRCLGVFENNDHMHRTEVFVMNVTQELDEWEDSRSIGRKRQWFTIDDALSQLALHKPTQQHYLMQLQHSKTLDNTNRVVNATHPPKLTNAATPAASPTTA from the exons ATGGTCAAGGAAAAGCCCAACTCGACTCGAATCTACGACAAGGATGGATTCAGGCGACGAGCTGCCTGCATTTGCGTGAAGTCGGAAAATGAGGCGGAG GTACTCTTGGTGACCTCCTCTCGTCGTCCGGAGCTGTGGATCGTTCCAGGAGGTGGTGTAGAGCCCGAAGAGGAGCCCTCGGTGACGGCTGTACGCGAAGTACTTGAGGAAGCCGGCGTTGTGGGAGATCTGGGTCGTTGCCTTGGTGTTTTCGAG AACAACGACCATATGCATCGCACCGAGGTGTTCGTGATGAACGTGACCCAGGAGCTGGACGAGTGGGAGGATTCGCGGAGCATCGGCCGCAAGCGTCAGTGGTTCACCATAGACGATGCTCTATCGCAGCTGGCGCTGCACAAGCCAACACAGCAGCACTATCTGATGCAGCTGCAGCACTCGAAGACGCTGGACAACACGAATCGCGTGGTGAACGCCACGCATCCACCCAAGTTGACCAATGCCGCCACCCCAGCCGCATCGCCCACCACAGCATAA